From the genome of Papaver somniferum cultivar HN1 chromosome 2, ASM357369v1, whole genome shotgun sequence, one region includes:
- the LOC113347078 gene encoding pectin acetylesterase 10-like, whose amino-acid sequence MKVLWGFCVFVFVMCKWVNGFLELDELNVTEVAYVEEGYHGDIVQPLMVGLTLIPGAVAKGAVCLDGTPPGYHIHHGYGSGANSWLIQLEGGGWCNTVRNCVYRKTSRRGSSKFMEKEIPFVGILSNKAEENPDFFNWNRVKLRYCDGASFSGDSYHKEGALQFRGKRIWLAGMEELMHKGMHSAKQALLSGCSAGGLASILHCDEFAEMFPRTTKVKCLSDAGMFLDAFDVSGGHTLRNMYGGIVSLQQLGKNLPRTCTNHLDATSCFFPQNLIASIKTPMFILNAAYDAWQVQASLAPPSADPHGYWNECKKNHARCTSAQIQFLQNFRNQMLKAIKNFARPKQNGLFINSCFAHCQSERQDTWFSDNAPVVKNKGIALAVGDWYFDRTGVKEIDCPYPCDKSCHNLVFK is encoded by the exons ATGAAAGTTTTATGGGGTTTTtgcgtttttgtttttgttatgtgTAAATGGGTTAATGGGTTTTTAGAGTTAGATGAGTTGAATGTAACTGAGGTTGCATATGTGGAGGAAGGTTATCATGGAGATATTGTTCAACCATTAATGGTGGGTCTTACTCTCATTCCAGGAGCTGTTGCTAAAGGAGCTG TTTGTTTAGATGGAACACCACCTGGTTACCACATTCATCATGGGTATGGGTCAGGGGCAAACAGTTGGCTCATCCAATTGGAG GGAGGAGGCTGGTGCAATACAGTTAGAAATTGTGTGTATAGGAAAACAAGCCGGCGTGGTTCATCAAAATTCATGGAGAAAGAAATACCGTTTGTAGGAATTTTGAGCAATAAAGCTGAAGAAAATCCTG ATTTTTTCAATTGGAATAGAGTCAAGCTTCGTTATTGTGATGGTGCATCTTTTAGTGGGGACAGTTACCATAAG GAAGGAGCCCTTCAATTTCGTGGGAAGCGTATCTGGTTAGCTGGCATGGAAGAATTAATGCATAAGGGAATGCACTCTGCCAAACAG GCACTTCTTTCTGGGTGCTCTGCAGGGGGTCTAGCATCTATACTACATTGTGATGAGTTTGCAGAAATGTTTCCAAGAACTACGAAAGTGAAGTGCCTAAGTGATGCTGGGATGTTTCTTGATGC ATTTGACGTATCCGGAGGGCATACTCTGAGAAATATGTACGGAGGTATTGTTAGCTTACAG CAACTGGGGAAGAATTTACCTCGGACGTGCACTAATCACCTTGACGCAACATCG TGCTTCTTCCCTCAGAACTTGATTGCCAGCATCAAGACTCCAATGTTTATTTTAAATGCCGCCTATGATGCCTGGCAG GTTCAAGCCAGCTTAGCCCCACCATCCGCCGATCCTCATGGTTACTGGAATGAATGTAAAAAAAATCATGCGAGATGTACTTCAGCACAGATCCAATTTCTGCAAA ATTTCAGGAATCAAATGCTCAAGGCCATCAAGAACTTCGCTAGGCCCAAACAAAATGGTTTATTTATCAACTCATGCTTTGCTCATTGCCAGAGCGAGAGACAGGATACGTGGTTTTCCGACAATGCTCCTGTCGTTAAAAACAAG GGTATTGCATTAGCAGTAGGAGACTGGTATTTTGACAGAACAGGAGTGAAGGAGATCGACTGTCCTTACCCCTGTGACAAGAGTTGCCATAATCTGGTTTTCAAGTAA
- the LOC113347077 gene encoding uncharacterized protein LOC113347077: MASDETMPMITSSSSMQEEEDTQYEVDDMVDYPSHHHHLNHPHNLSRLSMCSSNIKVSISSPSSAVYVHESDHDIISSADYGFAEDVVVNDADGGVVGTYMSRLSIEGSDNDGDEEFSDEEGNKGRRTRMTISSVFSSDSDKENGCVSLPATPPRRRSRRSTGLAAGLKDYSSENEVQPEKGNKMKSRNSRRRVVRERWVEKCWEKKRYNNMGGNMEDQEMGECLVITRPKGGKRSLCMDKDEVKACEDLGFELEHGRIFEIPSRISISAGGSTIDTSSGGNSPIASWRISSPGDDPRDVKARLKVWAQAVALASTSRSFS, encoded by the exons ATGGCTTCTGATGAAACCATGCCAATGattacttcatcatcatctatgcaagaagaagaagatactcAATACGAAGTTGATGATATGGTTGATTATCCTTCTCACCACCACCATCTTAACCACCCACACAATTTGTCAAGGTTATCTATGTGTTCAAGCAACATAAAAGTttcaatttcatcaccatcttcagCAGTATATGTTCATGAAAGTGATCACGATATTATATCATCAGCTGATTATGGGTTTGCAGAAGATGTGGTGGTAAATGATGCGGACGGTGGTGTTGTGGGTACGTATATGTCTCGTTTGTCAATCGAGGGTTCTGATAACGACGGTGATGAAGAATTCTCTGATGAAGAGGGTAACAAAGGGAGGAGAACAAGGATGACAATCTCATCTGTTTTTTCATCTGATTCTGATAAGGAAAATGGATGCGTGTCTTTACCGGCCACACCTCCTCGAAGGAGAAGTCGTCGGTCAACCGGGTTAGCAGCTGGTTTGAAAGACTATTCAAGTGAAAATGAAGTACAACCAGAGAAGGGTAACAAGATGAAATCCAGGAATTCGAGGAGAAGAGTTGTAAGGGAGAGATGGGTAGAGAAATGTTGGGAGAAAAAGAGGTACAACAATATGGGTGGCAATATGGAAGATCAAGAAATGGGCGAGTGTTTAGTGATAACAAGGCCTAAAGGAGGGAAAAGATCTTTATGTATGGATAAGGATGAAGTTAAAGCTTGTGAAGATCTTGGTTTCGAACTCGAACACGGAAGGATTTTCGAGATTCCTAGTCGAATTTCTATTTCAGCTGGTGGTTCAACAATTGATACTAGTAGTGGTGGTAATTCACCTATTGCTAGTTGGAGAATTTCTAGTCCTG GTGATGATCCAAGAGATGTCAAGGCACGGCTAAAGGTATGGGCACAGGCAGTGGCTCTAGCTTCTACTTCTAGGAGCTTCAGCTAA